In the Campylobacter sputorum subsp. sputorum genome, GCGGATTTTTACAGATGCTAACCCACATAATAGCACTTAAACACATAAAAATGCTGCGTATTTTACAAGGTGGTTTTATTAAATTTAAAAAAGGGCTTAGAGCTAAAACTGATGGTTTTTGGAAAAATTTTTATCATGGAGTTATAGGCTCATCTTCAGCACAAATTGGTGCTTTTATAGATACTTGGTTTGCTAGTTTTTTGGCAACTGGTAGCATTAGCTATTTGTATTATGCAAATAGAATTTTTCAACTCCCCTACTCTCTTTTTGCCGTAGCCTTAACAACAGCTGTTTTTCCAAAAATTAGCAGACAAATCAAAGCAAATTCATATGAAAATGCACTAAATTTAATGAGCAAATCGTTTCATTTTTTGCTTGCATTTTTACTTTTTTCTAGCATTGGCGGCATAATGCTTAGCTATGAAATTACTTGGCTTTTATTTGAAAGAGGCGAATTTAATTCACAAAATACCAAAGAATGTGCTCAAGTTCTTAGTATGTTTATGATTGGACTTATTGCTTTTGGATTAGCAAAACTTTTTTCTTTATGGCTGTATGCAAAAATGCAGCAAAAATTGGCAGCAAAAATATCCATATATAGTCTTTTAATAAATTTGGTTTTCTGCCTTTTACTGATAAAACCTCTTGGTGCTGCTGGACTTGCACTTGCTAGCTCTATTTCGGCGTTTTATCTGCTTTTTATGAATATTAAGATTTTTTCGTTTAATAATTTTTTGGCTATAATAAGTGCTAAAAAAATTTTAATCATTTTTGCACTTTGCGTGTTAGAAATATTGATATTATTAGTTTTTAAGGGTTTTATAGATGGTTATATACGATAGTGCCAAAAAGAAAAAAGTTGAATTCAAACCAATCAAAGATGGTGAAGTTAGAATGTATGTGTGCGGTCCAACCGTTTATGATGACGCACATTTGGGACATGCAAAAAGTAGCGTTAGTTTTGATCTTTTAAGAAGAGTTTTTATATCGCTTGGATATAAAGTTAAATTTGTAAAAAACTTCACAGATATTGATGATAAAATTTTAAAAAAGATGGATGAAAGTGGTAAAAGTTTAGAAGAAATAACATCTTTTTATATACAAAGATATCTTGATGATATGGATAAATTAAATGTATTAAGAGCAGATTTTGAGCCAAAAGCTACACAAAATTTAGATGAAATCATATCATACATAGAACTTTTGATAAAAAATAATTCAGCTTATATACTAAATGATGGCGTATATTTTGATACATCAAAAGATAAAGATTATCTATCTTTAAGCCATAAAAACGATAGTGAAGATAATATAGCAAGAGTTAGCTCAAATGAAAATAAAAAAAATGAAAAAGACTTTGTTCTATGGAAATTTGATGAAAAATGGTATGAAAGTCCTTTTGGCAAAGGAAGACCGGGATGGCATACAGAGTGTGTTGCAATGATAAAAAAACACCTTGCTTATGATAATGAAACACTCATAGACATTCACGCAGGCGGTATGGATCTGCTTTTCCCACACCATGAAAACGAAGCAGCACAATGCAGATGTGCTGAGCATAAAAACTTGGCAAAATACTGGATGCATAACGGCTTTGTGCAAATAAATAATGAAAAGATGAGTAAATCTCTTGGAAATAGTTTTTTTATAAAAGACGCTCTAAATATCGTATGTGGGGAAGTTTTGCGATTTTATTTAATAAGCACTCATTATAGAGCAAATTTTAACTATAACTTGCAAGATTTACTTGCAAGCAAAAAAAGGTTAGATAAAATCTACAGATTAAAAAAGAGAGTTTTAGATGTAAAGCCTAGCATGGTTGATGAGAAATTTAAAATAGAGCTTTTAAAAGCACTAAGTGATGATTTAAACTCATCTCTTGGGCTTGCAACACTTGATATGATGGTAAGCTCAGCAAACGAATATCTAGATAAAAACCCAAAAGATAAAAACTATAAAGCAATAGTTTTAGCAAATTTAAATTTTGCTAGCGAAATTTTAGGTATTTTGCAAGTTGATACCACCGAGTATTTTCAATTTGGTGTGGATGATAAAACAAGAGAAAATATTTTAAATTTAATAACACAAAGAAATGAAGCAAAAAAAGAAAAAAATTATCAAAAAGCAGATGAGATAAGAGATAATTTAATGGATTTAGGAATTTCCATTATGGATACACCAAATGGAACTATTTGGGAAAAGCTATGAATGGCATAAGGGATATTTTTAAAAGATTTTTACCATATTTTAAAGACTATGTACCTCAGTTTTCATTGGCTATCTTAGGCATGATTATGGCTGCAGCTGGTTCTGCGATTTCTGCGTATCTTGTAAAGCCCGTTTTAGATAAAATTTTTGTAGAAAAAAACGAAGATATGTTATACATTTTGCCTTATGCAATTATCGCAATTTATTTTATAAAAAGCCTTGGAACTTATATGCAAGCTTACTATACGGCATATATCGGGCAAGATACCGTTAGGAGATTCAGAGAAAAACTGCTTGGAAATTTACTTAGACTAGATATGGAATTTTTTAGCCAGTATAGAGTTGGGGAGCTCGTAAGTAGAAATATAAATGATATTGAGAGAATAAGAAGCGTTGTATCTTCTATGATTCCTGAGTTTATAAGAGAAGTTATAACTATTATTGGGCTTTTGTGCGTTGTGCTTTATCAAAGTTTAGAATTATCATTTTTTGCACTAATTATAATGCCTCTTGCGGTTTTTCCTATATCCAAACTTGC is a window encoding:
- the murJ gene encoding murein biosynthesis integral membrane protein MurJ encodes the protein MLKHFFTNSFGILFSRILGFLRDMLTAAILGASVWSDIFFIAFKLPNLFRRLFGEGAFTQAFLPNFVSTNKKGLFSIEILLKFLCFILLLSLTVMLFAPLFTKALAIGFDENMINLAVPLVKINFWYLSFIFLVTLFASMLQYKGHFATTAFSTALLNISMICALLLSYGNDQKTAAYYLSYGVVIGGFLQMLTHIIALKHIKMLRILQGGFIKFKKGLRAKTDGFWKNFYHGVIGSSSAQIGAFIDTWFASFLATGSISYLYYANRIFQLPYSLFAVALTTAVFPKISRQIKANSYENALNLMSKSFHFLLAFLLFSSIGGIMLSYEITWLLFERGEFNSQNTKECAQVLSMFMIGLIAFGLAKLFSLWLYAKMQQKLAAKISIYSLLINLVFCLLLIKPLGAAGLALASSISAFYLLFMNIKIFSFNNFLAIISAKKILIIFALCVLEILILLVFKGFIDGYIR
- the cysS gene encoding cysteine--tRNA ligase, with translation MVIYDSAKKKKVEFKPIKDGEVRMYVCGPTVYDDAHLGHAKSSVSFDLLRRVFISLGYKVKFVKNFTDIDDKILKKMDESGKSLEEITSFYIQRYLDDMDKLNVLRADFEPKATQNLDEIISYIELLIKNNSAYILNDGVYFDTSKDKDYLSLSHKNDSEDNIARVSSNENKKNEKDFVLWKFDEKWYESPFGKGRPGWHTECVAMIKKHLAYDNETLIDIHAGGMDLLFPHHENEAAQCRCAEHKNLAKYWMHNGFVQINNEKMSKSLGNSFFIKDALNIVCGEVLRFYLISTHYRANFNYNLQDLLASKKRLDKIYRLKKRVLDVKPSMVDEKFKIELLKALSDDLNSSLGLATLDMMVSSANEYLDKNPKDKNYKAIVLANLNFASEILGILQVDTTEYFQFGVDDKTRENILNLITQRNEAKKEKNYQKADEIRDNLMDLGISIMDTPNGTIWEKL